From Spirosoma aerolatum, one genomic window encodes:
- a CDS encoding NFACT RNA binding domain-containing protein gives MHTNYYFLRQLTQALQVRLIGSFTPYFDEAPEKKIPLRFMECYSQDRDEVVLVFAEAKGKVNYYKPLYIKATLRPDFSGMMFPDRVQRARTNSVDLFETVIGGEGSERAVIGVRSFLNERCLAIELEDNFTLVFKFFGNRPNLLAFHHDKVIDLFNRQLLTDEKLMLSAFERPIDQSYEAFEQAGFEYRTLFPTFGKLVNRWIDEQWQQLIQATPQDKWAIIQDVLRQLEKPQYYLTRFDHKPALSLLPYGHIEQEFSDPIEAANRFYSRYNGLSVFDAEKANLLRLLEKRQKRAEAQLESTLQRMILREDGISHEQMGHILMANLHDIPSVPGARSPERVTLYDFYHDQPVTLKLKPDLSPQKNAENFYRKAKNEKIEEQYLTDLITTREADVARINLQKQDILSMQTLKDLRRYVKQHELLADGSEKAGIPQAIDSLFKQVTVDTFRILIGRNAKNNDLLTQRYAYKDDLWLHARDVAGSHVIIKYQAGKPFPKNVIERAAELAAWYSKRRTDSLCPVTVTPKKFVRKPKGLAEGQVIIEKEDVVLVVPRGDSEH, from the coding sequence ATGCATACAAACTATTACTTTCTGCGGCAACTTACTCAAGCTCTTCAAGTGAGGCTAATAGGTAGTTTTACCCCCTATTTTGATGAGGCACCAGAAAAGAAAATACCGTTGCGATTTATGGAATGTTATAGCCAGGATCGTGATGAAGTCGTACTGGTTTTCGCAGAAGCTAAGGGCAAAGTCAATTACTATAAACCGTTATATATTAAAGCTACCCTCCGACCGGATTTCTCAGGGATGATGTTTCCTGATCGTGTACAGCGAGCTCGTACCAATAGCGTTGATCTGTTTGAAACGGTGATAGGGGGTGAAGGTAGCGAACGGGCTGTTATTGGCGTTCGGTCTTTTTTAAACGAACGGTGTCTGGCCATTGAACTGGAGGATAACTTCACATTGGTGTTCAAATTCTTCGGTAACCGCCCGAACTTACTGGCATTCCATCATGATAAAGTTATAGATCTATTTAACCGCCAATTGTTGACGGATGAGAAGTTGATGCTTTCTGCATTTGAGCGCCCAATTGATCAATCTTATGAAGCGTTTGAGCAGGCTGGATTTGAGTATCGTACATTGTTTCCAACGTTTGGTAAACTGGTAAACCGATGGATTGACGAGCAATGGCAACAGTTGATTCAGGCGACCCCTCAGGATAAGTGGGCTATCATCCAGGATGTGCTTCGGCAGTTGGAAAAACCGCAGTATTATCTTACCCGCTTCGACCATAAACCTGCGCTAAGTCTGTTGCCTTATGGCCATATAGAGCAGGAATTTTCAGACCCAATTGAGGCCGCTAACCGATTTTATAGTCGTTATAATGGCCTGAGTGTATTTGATGCTGAGAAAGCAAACTTACTTCGGCTACTCGAAAAACGTCAAAAAAGGGCTGAAGCGCAATTGGAATCGACGCTTCAACGAATGATTTTGCGGGAAGACGGCATTAGCCATGAACAGATGGGGCATATTCTGATGGCAAATCTGCACGATATTCCGTCAGTTCCGGGAGCACGGTCTCCTGAACGAGTAACCCTATACGATTTCTATCATGATCAGCCTGTTACACTCAAACTCAAGCCGGATTTAAGTCCGCAAAAAAATGCTGAAAACTTTTACCGTAAAGCAAAAAATGAAAAAATAGAGGAACAGTATTTAACGGATTTAATAACGACACGGGAGGCCGATGTGGCCCGGATCAATCTGCAAAAACAGGATATACTGTCTATGCAAACATTAAAAGATCTACGTCGGTACGTGAAGCAGCACGAACTGCTGGCGGATGGATCCGAAAAAGCAGGGATACCGCAAGCTATAGATTCGCTTTTCAAGCAGGTTACAGTCGATACGTTTCGCATTCTGATCGGTCGAAATGCGAAGAATAATGATTTACTAACCCAGCGCTATGCCTATAAAGATGACCTCTGGCTACACGCCCGTGATGTAGCGGGGTCGCACGTAATTATTAAATACCAGGCAGGGAAACCGTTTCCAAAAAATGTAATCGAGCGAGCGGCTGAGTTGGCGGCCTGGTACTCGAAACGACGGACCGACAGCTTATGCCCGGTGACAGTAACCCCAAAAAAGTTTGTGCGAAAACCAAAAGGTCTTGCTGAAGGGCAGGTGATTATCGAAAAAGAAGACGTCGTATTAGTTGTCCCTCGGGGTGATAGTGAGCATTAA
- the ggt gene encoding gamma-glutamyltransferase: MNQRIIRYALWLLVAGGLPACKTQAPSTTASTKVSQSQGVYQYRDEDPSIKPFFSDRVGVIGRNGMVASAHPEASQVGLNILKAGGNAVDAAVAVQFALAVVYPGAGNIGGGGFMVYRDQTGKAYTLDYREKAPGRATQNMYLDSLGNVIPGLSISGHLASGVPGSVDGMVEAHKRFGKLTWAQVLQPAIDLAAKGFALTERDALGLNRIKTDLLKINPGKNYFLKSAVPADTVSWQKGDLLVQSDLAKTLQRIQAQGRAGFYEGETARLLAEEMVRGKGFITEEDLKNYHATWREPIQAKYKEYNVITMPPTSSGGVALLQMMRFTEPYPLRKWGWNRDSTVQVMIEAERRVYADRAKFLGDPDFVKVPVSQLISPDYLRNRWTDFSWAKATDSRNVKGGTIPGYESLETTHFSIVDKEGNAVSITTTLNGGYGSRVVIGGAGFFMNNEMDDFSVKPGVPNMFGLIGNQANAIAPGKRMLSSMTPTILEKDGKLFMVVGTPGGSTIITSVYQTILNVIEHGMTMQQAVNALKFHHQWLPDKTTFENGAFSEATVQALQNRGYILEKLTNTLGRMDCVLIRPDGSYEGASDPRADNTARGY, encoded by the coding sequence ATGAACCAACGTATTATCCGATATGCTCTGTGGCTGCTTGTTGCCGGTGGCTTGCCAGCTTGTAAAACCCAGGCCCCATCGACCACTGCGAGCACCAAAGTCAGCCAAAGTCAGGGCGTTTATCAGTACCGCGATGAAGATCCATCCATAAAGCCATTTTTCTCCGATCGTGTGGGGGTTATTGGGCGTAACGGGATGGTCGCGTCGGCACACCCCGAAGCATCGCAGGTGGGGCTGAACATCCTGAAAGCGGGCGGTAATGCAGTCGATGCGGCTGTGGCAGTGCAGTTTGCGCTGGCTGTAGTGTATCCGGGTGCGGGTAATATCGGTGGAGGGGGCTTTATGGTGTATCGCGACCAGACGGGCAAAGCCTATACGCTCGATTATCGTGAAAAAGCCCCTGGCCGCGCTACGCAGAATATGTATCTCGACTCCCTGGGAAATGTAATACCCGGACTGAGTATCAGCGGACACCTGGCCAGTGGTGTTCCTGGATCGGTCGATGGCATGGTCGAAGCGCATAAGCGATTTGGCAAACTAACCTGGGCCCAGGTGTTACAACCTGCTATCGATCTGGCCGCTAAAGGATTTGCCCTGACTGAGCGGGACGCTCTCGGCCTGAACCGCATCAAAACCGATCTACTCAAGATCAATCCGGGTAAAAATTACTTTTTGAAAAGTGCTGTTCCTGCCGATACCGTAAGCTGGCAAAAGGGCGATTTGCTGGTGCAGTCGGATCTGGCGAAAACCTTACAACGGATTCAGGCACAGGGCCGGGCTGGCTTTTATGAAGGCGAAACGGCTAGGTTACTGGCCGAAGAAATGGTGCGGGGAAAAGGGTTTATTACCGAAGAAGATCTTAAAAACTATCATGCCACTTGGCGGGAGCCTATTCAGGCAAAGTATAAGGAATACAATGTGATTACGATGCCGCCAACGTCGAGCGGGGGGGTAGCTCTGTTGCAGATGATGCGCTTTACGGAGCCTTATCCCTTGCGTAAATGGGGCTGGAATCGCGATAGTACGGTACAGGTGATGATCGAAGCTGAACGACGTGTGTATGCCGACCGCGCCAAATTCTTGGGTGATCCCGACTTTGTAAAGGTGCCTGTAAGTCAACTGATCAGCCCCGACTATCTGCGTAATCGATGGACGGATTTTTCGTGGGCCAAAGCGACCGATAGCCGAAATGTAAAAGGTGGAACCATCCCTGGTTACGAAAGTCTAGAAACCACGCACTTCTCTATTGTTGATAAAGAGGGGAATGCAGTCAGTATCACTACAACCCTCAATGGGGGGTATGGTAGCCGAGTGGTGATTGGTGGAGCGGGCTTTTTCATGAACAACGAGATGGACGATTTCAGTGTGAAGCCGGGCGTTCCGAATATGTTCGGTCTGATCGGTAATCAGGCCAATGCCATTGCCCCCGGTAAGCGGATGCTGTCGTCCATGACGCCAACCATTCTGGAAAAAGATGGCAAGCTCTTTATGGTCGTTGGTACGCCCGGTGGCTCAACGATCATCACGTCGGTTTACCAAACCATCCTGAACGTTATTGAGCATGGCATGACGATGCAGCAGGCCGTCAATGCCCTTAAATTCCACCACCAGTGGCTACCCGATAAAACAACGTTCGAAAACGGGGCTTTCTCCGAAGCCACAGTTCAGGCGCTCCAAAACCGAGGGTATATTCTGGAAAAACTGACCAATACGCTCGGACGCATGGACTGCGTACTCATCCGACCCGACGGTTCTTATGAAGGCGCATCCGATCCTAGAGCGGATAATACAGCGCGTGGCTATTAA
- the acpP gene encoding acyl carrier protein: MKERVIDILKQFGVSESSVTEQTHFSRDLGLDSLDSVDLIMQLEQEFGIRIPDEDHHKLATMQGVLTYLEAEQAVV, from the coding sequence ATGAAAGAACGAGTGATTGATATCCTGAAGCAATTTGGCGTCTCTGAATCATCGGTTACAGAGCAGACCCATTTCTCGCGTGATCTTGGTTTAGATAGTCTCGACAGCGTTGATCTGATTATGCAACTAGAGCAGGAATTTGGCATCCGTATCCCTGACGAAGACCATCACAAGCTAGCTACCATGCAAGGCGTACTAACCTATCTGGAAGCCGAGCAGGCCGTTGTTTAA
- a CDS encoding ABC transporter permease encodes MRFLRQIFESFRFSWQALRSNLLRTTLSLLGVTVGIFAIIAVFTLVDSLERNIKDSLSFIGDKVVYVQKWPWIFGGEFQWWKYFQRPVPTYSEYRFLSDRLESAEAIVAMDFKGRVTIKHDNNSMASLIQGTTLDYNKISEVPIEQGRYFTQQEIDVARNVAIIGADVAENLFPGQDPVGKTFKLSGHNFTVIGVQRKKGESILNVGGNPDIKCLIPYGAFAKMFHSVQPDIDIAIKGYDTDEGLVELESEIRGLLRTRRGLRPLQEDNFAINRPEAAAQAISGIFSVLTIAGWVIGGFSILIGGFGIANIMFVSVKERTNIIGIQKSLGAKNYFILCQFLFEAVLLSLVGGIAGIFLVYLLSFMDLGSLDLQLTPGNITLGLGVSSVIGILSGIIPAFSAARMDPVIAIRAK; translated from the coding sequence GTGAGATTCCTTCGTCAGATATTTGAAAGCTTCCGGTTCTCCTGGCAGGCCCTGCGCTCAAACCTGCTTCGTACCACGCTCTCCTTACTGGGCGTTACGGTCGGGATTTTCGCCATTATTGCCGTGTTTACCCTGGTTGATTCGCTCGAACGAAACATCAAGGATAGCCTGTCCTTCATTGGCGACAAAGTCGTGTATGTGCAAAAATGGCCCTGGATTTTTGGTGGGGAGTTTCAATGGTGGAAATACTTCCAGCGGCCTGTACCGACCTATTCTGAATACCGTTTTCTGAGCGACCGACTCGAAAGTGCAGAAGCCATCGTGGCTATGGATTTTAAAGGGCGAGTAACCATTAAGCATGATAATAATAGCATGGCATCGCTTATTCAGGGAACCACACTGGATTACAACAAGATTTCAGAAGTCCCCATCGAACAAGGCCGCTACTTCACCCAACAGGAGATCGATGTTGCCCGTAACGTAGCCATTATCGGAGCCGATGTCGCCGAAAATCTCTTTCCTGGTCAAGATCCGGTTGGCAAGACCTTCAAACTAAGTGGTCATAACTTCACCGTTATTGGCGTACAACGAAAAAAAGGAGAGAGTATCCTGAACGTGGGTGGCAATCCCGATATTAAATGCCTAATCCCTTATGGTGCTTTTGCCAAGATGTTCCATTCTGTTCAACCCGACATCGACATTGCCATCAAAGGCTATGACACCGACGAAGGATTGGTAGAACTGGAAAGCGAAATCCGGGGCTTACTTCGTACCCGACGCGGTCTGCGCCCATTACAGGAAGATAATTTTGCGATTAATCGACCCGAAGCAGCCGCCCAAGCCATCAGTGGGATTTTTTCCGTTCTGACCATAGCTGGTTGGGTAATCGGCGGGTTTTCCATTCTGATTGGCGGATTCGGAATCGCCAATATCATGTTTGTCAGTGTGAAAGAGCGAACGAACATAATCGGTATTCAGAAATCGCTGGGAGCCAAAAATTATTTTATCCTGTGCCAGTTCCTGTTCGAAGCTGTTCTGTTAAGTTTAGTAGGTGGGATAGCAGGTATTTTTTTGGTATACCTACTATCATTTATGGATTTAGGAAGCCTTGATCTTCAGCTCACCCCCGGCAATATTACACTAGGACTGGGCGTATCAAGCGTGATTGGTATACTATCGGGGATTATACCCGCTTTTTCGGCTGCGCGCATGGACCCTGTTATTGCGATTCGGGCTAAGTAA
- a CDS encoding TolC family protein, which produces MNTKLLILTSLLAIGAAQAQNQSVPDDLRALIQQANAYYPVLKQQQQQIQAGDLRTDIARSALKPNVSGNASYQYLTPVAQATLPVDGVNRTIQFQPNHNVNAYVGVGQTIYDWGRTKASVQQAADNVQVLRRNMEITQQSLAYQVAAAYYGVGFLQRSLSVQDSVIRTAGANVQLLVTRLQNGDALQYDVLTQQVRVKTAQNRKIEIQNQLERQLALLTYLTGNPNPDISQAVNQFNLETAGSNVTTQPYTLANDAQSALAGNKDVQLAQDRIRQAETDILVNNLSGRPNLSFSGSAGYRNGYLPEINTPRFNIAAGVSLAVPIYSGNRYKLQNQAAQLNLNASRYALESANAQVRQSIAQLNADIRSNLTRLANLETQVIQSKKALDIANARLRNGVITNVELQSAETGVEEAELGRLNFQYQLLLNQLELKRLLGENLL; this is translated from the coding sequence ATGAACACTAAACTTTTAATACTGACTTCGTTGCTGGCAATCGGAGCGGCTCAGGCACAGAATCAGTCTGTTCCCGACGACTTACGAGCCCTAATCCAGCAGGCTAATGCGTATTATCCGGTGCTGAAACAGCAACAACAGCAAATTCAGGCGGGTGATTTACGGACTGATATTGCCCGATCGGCCCTGAAACCAAACGTATCCGGTAACGCGAGCTATCAATACCTTACACCCGTGGCACAGGCCACGTTGCCGGTCGATGGGGTGAACCGAACCATTCAGTTTCAGCCGAATCACAACGTCAATGCCTATGTTGGTGTTGGCCAAACCATTTACGACTGGGGCCGCACCAAAGCGTCGGTGCAGCAGGCTGCCGATAATGTACAGGTACTCCGTAGAAATATGGAAATTACCCAGCAATCGCTGGCCTATCAGGTTGCCGCTGCCTATTATGGCGTAGGCTTCTTGCAACGGAGCCTAAGTGTCCAGGATTCAGTAATCCGCACGGCGGGTGCGAATGTGCAACTACTGGTTACCCGCCTGCAAAATGGCGATGCGCTTCAATATGACGTGCTAACGCAACAGGTTCGGGTAAAAACGGCTCAGAACCGTAAAATTGAAATTCAAAATCAGCTGGAGCGGCAACTTGCCTTGTTAACTTACCTAACCGGCAATCCGAATCCCGATATTAGCCAGGCCGTAAACCAGTTCAATCTGGAAACGGCGGGCAGTAACGTAACCACACAGCCCTATACACTGGCCAACGATGCCCAATCGGCACTGGCAGGCAATAAGGATGTACAACTAGCGCAGGACCGGATTCGTCAGGCCGAAACCGATATTCTGGTCAACAACTTATCGGGCCGACCGAATCTTAGTTTTTCTGGATCAGCGGGTTACCGAAACGGCTATCTACCCGAAATAAATACTCCTCGGTTCAATATTGCGGCTGGCGTATCACTGGCTGTACCAATCTACTCAGGAAACCGTTATAAGTTACAGAACCAGGCAGCCCAACTGAACCTGAACGCCAGCCGATATGCCCTGGAGAGTGCGAATGCCCAGGTACGCCAGAGTATTGCCCAGCTCAATGCCGACATCCGAAGCAACCTGACGCGACTAGCCAATCTGGAGACGCAGGTCATTCAGTCGAAAAAAGCGCTCGATATTGCCAACGCTCGTTTACGAAATGGGGTCATCACCAATGTGGAGCTACAAAGCGCCGAAACGGGCGTAGAAGAAGCCGAATTAGGCCGCCTGAATTTCCAGTATCAATTATTGCTCAATCAGTTGGAATTAAAACGACTCCTGGGCGAGAACCTGCTTTGA
- a CDS encoding SusC/RagA family TonB-linked outer membrane protein translates to MKASFYRFLQTAFLGAVLLLWSLHASAQDRRVTGKITGADGAVPGANIVLKGTQTGTSSDASGNFSINVRGSSPVLVISAIGFKTQEVNVGNQSNLDVRLEDEATALSEVVVTGYSTENRRDVTGAVSTVKPAQLKVVPSTNVEQQLQGRVAGVTVITNGQPGTSSQVRVRGFGSFGGNQPLYVVDGVPTQTIAFLAPDDIESTTVLKDAASASIYGARAASGVIVITTRKGQRRAQKLSVSYDGLYGATDPGKSLPILNPQEQADWTWQARKNDIYQGTYPSNDFKGLAGGQYGEGATPVLPDYLLVGSRSGLSASQVDLTAEAAKYNVNPANGAIYNVIPSNKAGTNWYKEITRVAPLMRHNIGFSGGTESSRFYVALGMQQQAGIITYNEYSRYTLRANTEFDITKKLRFGENFQLAYVKTKGLLGGVGSILGNSTNNNSSSSSDENEVLSAYRMPPIIPVYNSFGGYAGTAAPGFNNPRNPVADRQARANDASFQIFGFGNAYLEYDVIPSLTLRSSLGGTYFTNYFNSYGRVQYENSENNTTYTYSEGAGYGLAWTFTNTAHFKQKFGIHDIDALAGIEALNTGLGRNISGSGQNPFSTDPNYVTISTTTPGATRGVGSGYSLGNKFYSLFGQVRYTFNDKYIITGVVRRDGSSQFAAASRYGVFPAVSAAWRLSSEDFMKNLPWVSDLKIRGGYGTMGNSNFLNATNQYSLYAGGAGQGYDIGGTNNSIAAGFYRSQIGNPAAKWETNVTSNIGIDGAFFNNKLEVVLDFWRRDTKDLLYQLALPGVVGVRSGAPFKNLASMRNEGIDILVTNRGNINSDLSYEVTAIAGLLNNKIVAIDPLVPYFYGGGTRLSGNVVRNEPGHDLSSFYGYKVIGLFNSKEEVAAAPTQEGAGPGRFRYADTNGDGKITADDRQYLGSPIPKMTGSITLTLKYKGFDLNTNLYTSLGNKIFNNQRWFTDFYPSFTGAAMGARVKDSWLPTHTNTTVPIFESASNFSTNTQPNSYYVENGSYARMQYLTLGYTFPSTILNKINMNRLRISLSATNLFTITKYTGMDPGVGGSADTNFGIDVGNYPVQRGYNVGLSFGF, encoded by the coding sequence ATGAAAGCATCGTTCTACAGGTTTCTGCAGACCGCTTTTCTGGGTGCAGTCCTACTGCTTTGGAGCCTCCATGCTTCAGCCCAAGACCGTCGGGTGACGGGTAAAATTACGGGGGCCGATGGAGCCGTACCCGGAGCCAACATCGTCCTGAAAGGGACCCAAACTGGTACCTCTTCCGACGCCAGTGGTAATTTCTCAATCAATGTTCGAGGTAGCAGTCCCGTACTGGTAATCTCGGCCATCGGCTTCAAAACCCAGGAAGTCAATGTGGGCAATCAAAGCAACCTTGACGTCCGTCTTGAAGACGAAGCCACCGCCCTGAGCGAAGTCGTCGTTACCGGGTACTCCACCGAAAACCGCCGGGATGTAACCGGAGCCGTTTCCACCGTTAAACCCGCTCAGTTAAAGGTCGTTCCTTCCACCAACGTCGAACAACAATTGCAGGGTCGGGTAGCCGGGGTCACCGTCATCACCAACGGACAGCCAGGTACTTCGTCCCAGGTTCGGGTTCGGGGCTTCGGTTCGTTCGGGGGTAACCAGCCACTTTATGTGGTCGATGGCGTACCAACCCAGACGATTGCCTTCCTGGCGCCTGATGATATTGAATCGACCACCGTCCTGAAAGATGCCGCTTCGGCTTCGATCTATGGAGCCCGGGCCGCTTCCGGGGTGATCGTTATCACCACCCGCAAAGGCCAGCGTCGGGCCCAAAAGCTGAGCGTAAGCTACGATGGTCTTTATGGGGCTACCGATCCAGGCAAGAGCCTGCCGATCCTCAACCCCCAGGAGCAGGCTGACTGGACCTGGCAGGCTCGTAAGAATGACATTTATCAGGGCACCTATCCATCCAACGACTTCAAAGGCTTAGCCGGAGGTCAGTATGGGGAAGGGGCTACGCCGGTGTTACCGGATTATCTGCTGGTGGGTAGCCGTTCGGGCTTGTCGGCTTCGCAGGTGGATCTGACCGCAGAAGCAGCCAAGTACAACGTCAACCCAGCCAACGGGGCGATCTATAACGTCATTCCGTCTAACAAAGCGGGTACCAACTGGTACAAAGAGATCACCCGGGTGGCTCCGCTGATGCGGCACAACATTGGTTTTTCGGGCGGTACCGAATCGAGCCGGTTCTATGTAGCGCTGGGCATGCAGCAACAGGCCGGTATCATTACTTATAATGAATACTCGCGCTACACGCTACGGGCCAACACTGAGTTCGACATCACCAAGAAACTCCGCTTTGGCGAAAACTTCCAACTCGCTTATGTGAAGACAAAAGGCCTTTTGGGCGGTGTTGGTAGCATTCTGGGTAACTCGACCAACAACAACTCGTCTTCATCATCCGACGAAAACGAAGTATTGTCCGCTTATCGGATGCCACCGATCATTCCGGTGTATAACTCCTTCGGAGGGTATGCCGGTACAGCTGCTCCGGGCTTCAACAACCCACGTAACCCGGTTGCTGACCGTCAGGCACGAGCCAATGATGCTTCCTTCCAGATTTTCGGATTCGGTAATGCCTACCTGGAGTATGATGTGATTCCATCCCTGACCCTGCGCAGCAGCTTGGGGGGTACTTACTTTACCAACTACTTTAATAGCTATGGTCGGGTGCAGTATGAGAACTCGGAAAACAACACCACCTATACCTACAGCGAAGGTGCTGGCTACGGCTTAGCCTGGACGTTTACCAACACCGCTCACTTCAAGCAGAAGTTTGGTATCCATGACATCGACGCCCTGGCCGGTATCGAAGCCCTCAATACAGGCTTGGGCCGTAACATCAGCGGTTCAGGTCAGAACCCCTTCTCGACCGACCCTAACTATGTAACCATCAGCACCACCACACCGGGAGCTACTCGTGGCGTTGGTAGCGGTTACAGCCTGGGAAACAAGTTCTACTCGCTGTTTGGTCAGGTACGCTATACCTTCAATGATAAATATATCATTACGGGCGTTGTTCGCCGGGATGGTTCATCGCAATTTGCCGCTGCTAGCCGGTACGGGGTTTTCCCAGCCGTGTCGGCCGCCTGGCGTTTGTCATCCGAAGACTTCATGAAGAATCTGCCCTGGGTATCTGACCTGAAAATTCGCGGTGGATACGGTACCATGGGTAACTCCAACTTCCTGAATGCCACCAACCAGTACAGCCTCTATGCAGGAGGTGCCGGTCAGGGATACGACATCGGTGGAACCAACAACTCGATTGCGGCTGGTTTCTATCGTAGCCAGATCGGAAACCCCGCTGCCAAGTGGGAAACCAACGTGACCAGCAACATCGGTATCGACGGAGCCTTCTTCAACAACAAACTCGAAGTCGTGCTTGACTTCTGGCGCCGGGATACCAAAGACCTGCTCTACCAACTGGCTCTGCCCGGTGTAGTAGGCGTTCGTTCAGGGGCCCCATTCAAAAACCTGGCCAGCATGCGTAACGAAGGGATCGACATCCTGGTCACCAACCGGGGCAACATCAACAGCGATCTGAGCTACGAAGTGACGGCCATTGCCGGTTTGCTCAACAACAAGATCGTCGCAATCGACCCGCTGGTGCCTTACTTCTACGGTGGGGGTACGCGTCTGAGTGGCAACGTAGTACGCAACGAGCCAGGTCATGATCTGTCGTCGTTCTACGGCTACAAAGTGATCGGTCTGTTCAACAGCAAGGAAGAAGTGGCCGCTGCTCCCACCCAGGAAGGCGCGGGTCCAGGTCGGTTCCGCTATGCCGACACCAACGGGGATGGTAAAATCACGGCTGATGACCGGCAGTATCTGGGCAGCCCGATTCCGAAAATGACAGGTAGTATCACCCTGACGCTGAAGTACAAAGGCTTCGATCTGAACACTAACCTGTACACCTCGCTGGGCAACAAGATCTTCAATAACCAGCGTTGGTTCACCGATTTCTATCCCTCCTTCACGGGGGCGGCTATGGGAGCTCGGGTAAAAGATTCATGGTTGCCTACGCACACCAATACAACGGTGCCCATTTTCGAGAGTGCGTCGAACTTCAGCACCAACACCCAGCCCAACTCCTACTACGTAGAGAACGGTTCGTATGCCCGGATGCAGTACCTGACCCTGGGGTATACTTTCCCCTCGACGATCCTCAACAAGATCAACATGAATCGGCTGCGTATATCGTTATCGGCTACCAACCTGTTCACCATCACCAAATACACGGGTATGGACCCAGGTGTAGGTGGCTCGGCGGATACCAACTTCGGTATCGATGTGGGTAACTACCCCGTTCAGCGTGGCTACAACGTTGGCTTAAGCTTCGGGTTCTAA